The region agtgAGGTTTGTCAGGTCAAGAGCTTTGAGATACTATCTTTTAAAGTTGCTATATAAATTAGTTTATTACtgtctttaatttcattttcaccCTTCTTTGTGTTTAGCCATGTTTGACAGGGACAATAAAGGAGGAGTGAATTTTAATGAGTTTTCAGGCGTCTGGAAATACATCACAGACTGGCAGAACATCTTCCGGACATACGACAGAGACAGCTCTGGACTAATTGACAAGAACGAGCTTAAGCAAGCTCTGGCTGGATTTGGTGAGAAATGTGTGCTTTTCATTTATCAAAGTAAAGCTCATACTTGGTGGTAATCTGTAAGACATTCCCTGACCTATTCCTGTAAGTGTTAGAATATAGTgtcaaaacagaataaaaaatacttACATTTGATTTTTGCAACTTGTCTACAGGTCTTTATGAATGGTGCAGATCTGTTCATTATGTTTGACATCATATAAAACATTGCAGGGGAATTAAAACTTGGAGTATGGCTGTTGTTATTAGTAAATTAGGCGTTATtagtaaaaaaattacaaattttgTGTTAATTGGAAAAACATTTAAGGAGACAGGAAAACTATTAATCCTCTTGCACAGTTGTTCTATGGATGTTGGAAGACATTTAACACTAAGAGCTAAATATTTGTTTCTAGGCTTTACCTTATAAACCTGTTTCATTGAGCAGCTGCTCAAACTTGAGAGATTAAAGATTATGAGAGGAGGAAACGTCAGCGAAGGCGTCTTTTAGAAGTGTGGGAAGCTAGACCATCATGCACCCTGTGTGATTTGACATTTTCTCTGCTTATTCTCTCAAGGTTATCGCCTCTCCGATCAGTTTTATGACATTCTCATTCAGAAGTTTGACAGACAAAGAAAAGGACAGGTGGCTTTTGATGACTTCATTCAGTGCTGCATTGTCCTACAGGTGACTTTCTTTGTCTGTTTTAGGaatgtttgtgtctttgtgtgtgttAGTTACTGGAGACATGCTCCTTAGCTGTGGTACATATGCTGGTTTCATATTCTACACTTTTTAAGCCATCAGTGCAGAGGAACCtttgaaactgaaaacaggGGGAAGGAAATATTAGgtattgacatttttaagaaaagaaaaggtttaaagTAGTGCCTGTTCATTGCTGAGATGCTGTTCACAGTGCTTCTGAAGTGATtctaataaatgaatatttgtttcataGTTCACTACTTGAAGTTTCCCGCATTGATTATTCTGCATATGTACCACAGCCTTTAAGTTCCTGCTTAATGTATTTAAGGCAAGAGGCAAAACCTTAAATGCAACATTGCTTCTTGTTTGTTAAACATCTTTTGATGGGTGACAGCTGAAAGAAAGTGTAACGTTTTAAACCTAAGGTTAAAACATGTTTGCAGTGAATTACAGAAAACAACGGTTTTGTGTAGCTGTTTAGCTCTTTctgcaaaaaatgtaaaagatctACATCAATTAAAAAAGATTTGCACCATAAACGCAACGCTTTAAAATCCATTTACCTTTCATTTGCAGAGACTGACGGATGTGTTCAGGAGGTACGACACAGATCAGGATGGCTGGATTCAGGTGTCTTATGAACAGTACTTGTCGATGGTCCTCAATGTTGTATAATAGCAAAGCGCCATTCCTGGACCACTGACCATGTGGACAGCCTGATGTTCCAGAACGGTCTTCCATGTTGTCTTACCCTTCTCTTACTGCAGATGAGGCAGAGAAATTGAGGAGGAATCGctcctttttatttcatttactaATATGTTAATAGTTCTGATTCAGGCTGTGAATGTCACTTGTAAAATTAATTGCATACAGTCCTGAAGATGTTGTCCTACACCCATGAAGCATGGCCCTAACTGACACAGAGCCTTTTATATCCTAGTGACCCACAGTCTCA is a window of Lepisosteus oculatus isolate fLepOcu1 chromosome 6, fLepOcu1.hap2, whole genome shotgun sequence DNA encoding:
- the pdcd6 gene encoding programmed cell death protein 6 translates to MAYQYRPSQYNTPPDQGFLWNIFQRVDKDRSGSISDTELQQALSNGTWTPFNPVTVRSIISMFDRDNKGGVNFNEFSGVWKYITDWQNIFRTYDRDSSGLIDKNELKQALAGFGYRLSDQFYDILIQKFDRQRKGQVAFDDFIQCCIVLQRLTDVFRRYDTDQDGWIQVSYEQYLSMVLNVV